Part of the Longimicrobiales bacterium genome is shown below.
GGAAGTCCAGGACGGAAAGGCAGCGGTCGCCGAGCTCGACGATCTGGCTCTCGATGCCGAGGCGGAGTGCGCGGCCGGTCGGGCGCGTCACCAGGTGCGAATACAGGCTGGCAACCGAGCGGCGCACGAGGGAGTGCAGGTCGATCGAGACCGGGACGAACGACTGCTGCGGACCGTAGGTCATCCTGCTACCACTGCTCATGCCTCGGTGTCGCGCGCAGGCAGAATGATGCCGATCTGCGCGCCGGGAAGATACGGCAGGCCGGTCTCGAGCGTGCGCCCGTTCTCGTCCCACGCGGGGATATCCGCGATGCGAGCCGTACCGCTGCGCACGGAAACACGACCGCCCCAGCGTGCGACGAGCTTGCGGATCTGCTGCAGTCCCTGGCCGCGGCCCGGATCGTGGTGCCGCGTCTGGCCGTGCATGAACGCCGATTCCAGCGCCGCAGCATCCGTCCAGCCGCCTTCAGGATAACGCGTTGCGTGTGTGGACGCGAGGCTCTTGCGGAAGCCGATACCCAGGTCCATCACGGCAATCACCACCACGCGCCTGCCGCCGAGCTTTTTCGTCCAGGTGTAGGTCTGCGTGGCAACCCAGCCGGGCGCTTCCGCGTGCTCGATGATGTTCTGGCAGACCTCCGAGAGGATCACGCTGAACTGGAACGCCTCGCGCAAGGGGTAATGCAGCTGCTTCGTGAGGATCGCGATGCCACGCTCGTTGACCAGGTCGACGACGGCGTGCACGTCCTGGTGCGAGTTGATGGGTGTCACTTCGAGCAGCACATCGGAGCCTGCTTCATGACCGCCGCGGCGCTGCGGCGCGCCTGAGAGCTCGAAGGTGCGTTCCGCATGCGGGAAGAAGTGCATGCGCGTGAGATAGCTGACGACCTCCGGACTGTCGGGCAGCTTCAGGAGCGGGCGCTCGCCATTTCGTTGCGCGGTGCTGCCGATGCAGAGCAGGCCGACCATGCCGTAGGGATCGACCCAGCGGACGTGCGTTGCGTCGAACAGGGTACGCTCGTCTGCATTCGCAGCGCTGCTGTCCGCTGCGCGTGCGACCTGTTCGAAGCTGCGCTCGTCGAGCGAAGCGGGGAGCGGTATGACGTTCACGTGCCGATCCTGCCGGAAAGGTGATGGTGCAAGCCGGATGCACCGCGATGTTCGACGTTGCGCGCGGCGGCCCGGTTCGCGGCACGCATGGCATCCTCGATCTCAGCGCCACGGAAGAGATGCAGCGCGCACGTCGCGCCCCAGACATCGCCGCAGCCGGTGGGATCGCCTTCGTCGGGTGCGCTGACGATGCCGAGACGGCCGGACCGGACGGCGCCGCCGGTGCGCACGATCGTCGGTCGGACGAGCCCGCGCTGGTACCAGCGCAGCGGGTCGGGCGTCCACGCGGGTGATGCGACGTATGCGGAGCCACGGTCACCGAGGGTCACGAGCAGCAGTCGCATCTCGTTGCCGACTGCATCTGCAGCGAAGCGCCACGGGTCCCCCTGCCACGCGTGAGCGAGCAGGTTCAGCTCGTCCTCGTTGACCTGCACGATGTCGAAGCAGCGCAGCCACTCGGGCCAGTGCTCGAGCGGTCGTGGCACACGCATGCCGTCCGGACCCACACCCAGGAAGAGGGAGTGCAGGTCCGTGTAGATGGGGCCGTGAAAGGAAAGCCGGAGCTGCTGCGCGGTCGCCAGGTCGAGCTCGAAGCCGGAGATCAGGTTGACGTAGAGCGCGTCGAGCGTGTCGACGATGGGCTCCAGCTCGGGCCACGTCCATGGCGGCACGCCACCGGTCAGCTTTTCGAAACGGCGCTGCCGGTCCTGGTAGCGCAGCTCGACGCGGTTGTTCGGCGCATCGACGATGCGCACGCCCGTGTCGAGGTCGAAGCCGGGCAGCGTGTGCAGAAAGCGCAGAGCAGGCTCGGCGAGGTCGGCTCCGACGCGAATGATGGGGACGATACGGACATCGTCGCCGGCCGCGGCGGCCGCACCGCCGAGCGCATAGGAGATGCCGCCCCATTCCTCGATCGGCACACTCCGGCCGTCGCGGGCATAGATGCGGTCCCACACCATGCTGCCGAGCACCCCGATGCGCTTCATCGCCATTCATTCAACCACGGAGAACACGGAGCGCACAGAGAACGCCTGGGACGTGCGCGCGGGAAGCAACGGCGTCTGGATGCCACGACTCGAGGTTGCCTGTCAGACGCGGCCGTAGGTTTCCTTCTTGAACACGGCGGCGGCGCCAATGACGCCGGCTGTGCCCGGGAGGACGCCCGAGACGATTTCGCAGCACTCCTCGGCGCTGCGGAAGGCGCGACGTCGTACTTCCGCGCGCAGCGGAACGAAGAGGTGGTCACCTGCGCGGGTGACGCCGCCGGCGATCACGATCATGTCGGGGTTCAGGATGTTGATGAGGTTGGCGATGCCGGCGCCAAGCAGCTTGGCAGTCTCACGCATCACCTCGTTTGCA
Proteins encoded:
- a CDS encoding ATP-binding protein, with the protein product MNVIPLPASLDERSFEQVARAADSSAANADERTLFDATHVRWVDPYGMVGLLCIGSTAQRNGERPLLKLPDSPEVVSYLTRMHFFPHAERTFELSGAPQRRGGHEAGSDVLLEVTPINSHQDVHAVVDLVNERGIAILTKQLHYPLREAFQFSVILSEVCQNIIEHAEAPGWVATQTYTWTKKLGGRRVVVIAVMDLGIGFRKSLASTHATRYPEGGWTDAAALESAFMHGQTRHHDPGRGQGLQQIRKLVARWGGRVSVRSGTARIADIPAWDENGRTLETGLPYLPGAQIGIILPARDTEA
- a CDS encoding PfkB family carbohydrate kinase; translated protein: MAMKRIGVLGSMVWDRIYARDGRSVPIEEWGGISYALGGAAAAAGDDVRIVPIIRVGADLAEPALRFLHTLPGFDLDTGVRIVDAPNNRVELRYQDRQRRFEKLTGGVPPWTWPELEPIVDTLDALYVNLISGFELDLATAQQLRLSFHGPIYTDLHSLFLGVGPDGMRVPRPLEHWPEWLRCFDIVQVNEDELNLLAHAWQGDPWRFAADAVGNEMRLLLVTLGDRGSAYVASPAWTPDPLRWYQRGLVRPTIVRTGGAVRSGRLGIVSAPDEGDPTGCGDVWGATCALHLFRGAEIEDAMRAANRAAARNVEHRGASGLHHHLSGRIGT